From Rhizobium favelukesii, the proteins below share one genomic window:
- a CDS encoding DNA-processing protein DprA, whose amino-acid sequence MWLSRAADGPAANSISPRRELGAYEALWLEKGATFKTLADRFASDPTALPSDFVSAQVAMSCADDVMKTLKKAGVHQFGVRINHAGDYPKKLRDAKHPVEVLYYQGEWELTETRSVAVVGSREATDEGKRRAARLARELVDRGFTVVSGLARGIDISAHTAAVERGGKTIAVIGTPLGVSYPKENAEMQALIAREYLLISQVPVLRYGKQAVPQNRLFFPERNVTMSALTEATIIVEAGETSGTLTQARAAIHQGRKLFILDSCFNRTDITWPSRFAAEGAIRVRSSDDIWDALG is encoded by the coding sequence TGTGGCTGTCCCGAGCCGCCGACGGACCGGCGGCAAATTCCATCTCTCCCAGACGGGAGCTTGGCGCTTACGAGGCGCTATGGCTGGAAAAAGGAGCAACCTTCAAGACTCTAGCAGATCGATTTGCTTCCGACCCTACCGCTCTTCCGTCTGATTTTGTCTCAGCGCAGGTCGCAATGTCATGTGCTGACGACGTTATGAAGACCTTAAAAAAGGCAGGCGTGCATCAATTCGGGGTTCGAATCAATCATGCCGGCGACTATCCCAAGAAGCTTCGTGATGCCAAGCACCCGGTTGAGGTGCTTTACTACCAAGGGGAATGGGAACTTACCGAAACCAGATCAGTCGCTGTCGTGGGAAGCCGTGAGGCTACTGATGAAGGCAAGCGGCGCGCAGCGAGACTAGCACGAGAGCTCGTCGATCGAGGCTTCACCGTTGTTTCAGGCTTGGCTAGAGGGATTGATATTTCCGCTCATACAGCAGCAGTCGAGCGAGGCGGAAAAACCATCGCCGTGATCGGGACGCCGCTTGGCGTATCGTATCCGAAAGAGAATGCCGAGATGCAGGCGCTCATCGCCCGGGAGTATCTGCTGATCTCGCAGGTTCCTGTCCTTCGGTATGGGAAACAGGCCGTCCCTCAAAATCGTCTTTTCTTCCCAGAGCGGAATGTGACAATGAGCGCTCTGACAGAAGCCACCATCATTGTCGAAGCTGGCGAGACCTCCGGAACCCTGACACAAGCTCGCGCTGCGATACATCAGGGTCGTAAGCTCTTCATATTAGACTCTTGTTTCAACCGCACAGACATAACTTGGCCATCTCGATTTGCGGCTGAAGGAGCAATTCGCGTGCGTTCATCTGACGATATTTGGGACGCGCTTGGCTGA
- a CDS encoding helix-turn-helix domain-containing protein → MNSLLTAEAAAKLLTISTKQLRDLAIAGEIAFVDVGLSSRPSRRYLLADIEEFIAKRRTTVTPALVAKGRRLASVARQDEVPDFQKILSDRRAEKKKATEDRLRKRREDALKINANRSKSGAGSLGK, encoded by the coding sequence ATGAATTCTCTCCTAACTGCGGAGGCGGCGGCAAAACTGCTGACCATCTCAACAAAGCAGCTCCGTGACCTCGCCATCGCGGGTGAAATCGCATTCGTTGACGTCGGGCTTAGTAGCCGGCCTAGCCGACGTTATCTGCTGGCAGACATCGAGGAATTCATAGCCAAGAGGCGCACGACCGTGACGCCAGCATTGGTAGCGAAGGGGCGCCGGCTGGCTTCAGTCGCTCGCCAGGATGAGGTTCCCGATTTCCAGAAGATCCTTTCTGATAGAAGGGCGGAAAAGAAAAAGGCCACAGAGGATCGCCTTCGGAAGCGTCGGGAAGACGCTTTGAAGATCAACGCAAACCGAAGCAAGAGTGGCGCCGGCAGTCTGGGGAAATGA
- a CDS encoding excisionase family DNA-binding protein, with translation MSAPLDEDHRPFTPKSLAERWLCSERHVRNMLAAGQLPYFRLGGKLIRIKWADVDHFERNQGSRGE, from the coding sequence ATGAGCGCACCACTAGACGAAGACCATCGTCCGTTCACGCCGAAGTCGCTTGCAGAGCGCTGGCTGTGCTCGGAACGTCACGTCCGGAATATGCTCGCCGCGGGTCAACTCCCGTATTTCCGCTTGGGCGGTAAGCTGATCAGGATTAAGTGGGCCGACGTTGACCACTTCGAACGAAATCAAGGCTCCCGCGGGGAGTAG
- a CDS encoding helix-turn-helix transcriptional regulator has product MVLIPIFLILRRGFRMLTTGNQLKAARALAGLEQKEVAEMAGVNVNTIRNMEAAGSGQIAGRAQNVQTVQRVLEERGIEFLNHGQPGVRLVGNKHVSLR; this is encoded by the coding sequence ATGGTTTTGATACCTATATTTCTAATTTTGAGAAGGGGTTTTCGAATGCTTACAACGGGAAATCAACTAAAGGCAGCGCGCGCGCTAGCCGGATTAGAACAGAAGGAAGTTGCCGAAATGGCCGGGGTGAATGTGAACACGATCCGGAACATGGAAGCCGCGGGCAGCGGACAGATTGCAGGTAGGGCGCAGAATGTTCAGACGGTTCAACGTGTCCTGGAGGAACGAGGCATCGAGTTCTTAAACCACGGACAACCGGGTGTTCGACTTGTTGGGAATAAGCACGTAAGTTTACGGTGA